The Oryzias melastigma strain HK-1 linkage group LG3, ASM292280v2, whole genome shotgun sequence genome contains a region encoding:
- the sall1a gene encoding sal-like protein 1a isoform X1: MSRRKQAKPQHFQSDPHLPLSEHNGDAELCSEEPPCKESDAHVCGRCCAEFFELSDFEEHKKNCTKNQLVLIVNENPTSPAGTFSPGSSPQNADDQMNDAATNADQTECGDLLDPCTLEKDESMDVDVSGMSSGHEEEGSQTERRSPVSVPVSHSSRSTAGPAVGTSAISAPLPQLSNLTELGNFSMINSNVIIENLQSTKVAVAQFSQEARSTGGPRVPVPALMEQLLALQQQQIHQLQLIEQIRHQILLLASQSPELQVPPTSAPGTIGPAASPLTTLSSHLSQQLAAAAGLAQNLASQSASISSLKQLAAAAQLPQSNPSSSETSQSITTLGPSTVNPQPPESRPTVMSSLHSQLSSSSAVKSSTPAFGIGSLLSSAVNPLLPQPPPGNSLFSSSLPSVGTTVEDLNSLAALAQQRKGKPPNVTSFEHKSSSDDAFFKHKCRFCGKVFGSDSALQIHLRSHTGERPYKCNVCGNRFSTRGNLKVHFQRHKEKYPHIQMNPYPVPEHLDNIPTSTGIPYGMSMPPEKPVTSWLDSKPVLPTLTSSVGMLLPPTMPSLPHFIKKEDHSIAITSPSVTAKNDSGSAEPSAKSTDGASEEGEGATLPTSNGKTEDGSHPSGLMTNVSSASEGTAEYTTSNSPPMMTNPLMPLLTDQFKAKFPFGGILDPLQGSETSKLQQLVENIDRKVTDPNECVICHRVLSCQSALKMHYRTHTGERPFKCKICGRAFTTKGNLKTHYSVHRAMPPLRVQHSCPICQKKFTNAVVLQQHIRMHMGGQIPNTPLPESYAESMASDTGSFDERNFDDMDNFSDDNMEGMEEGPDSSVPDTPRSADASHDSLCNSPAPPDMVSNEGLEKNGKESLQNNEMEEYPVNQMKALANGLVEGDCLTNDSSSLGGDVESQSAGSPAVSESTSSMQAPSPTSMQQQLRKSPSLDERQHRVLSLDHTSASLLQSHPCNIGALDLTSVNPSKEPLGMIFPFRERNTIKNTSCDICGKTFACQSALDIHYRSHTKERPFICTACNRGFSTKGNLKQHMLTHQMRDLPSQLFEPSNTSLSSSPTPSLMSVGSLSKPEVNGFLHSLHPENKDIPPSLVTSSASTSPVLSAAPPRRTPKQHFCNTCGKCFSSSSALQIHERTHTGEKPFACTICGRAFTTKGNLKVHMGTHMWNSAPARRGRRLSVDGPMAFLGTNPVKFPEIFQKDMAPRASNGDPASFWNQYAAAFSNGLAMKTNEISVIQNGGIPPMSGGVGNGGSSPLGGLTGSLDKLHSTEPNAALAGLEKMANTENGGHFRFTRFIEDNKEIVTN; the protein is encoded by the exons ATGTCGCGGAGGAAACAAGCGAAGCCGCAACACTTCCAATCCGACCCTCATCTGCCTTTATCAGAGCACAATG GGGACGCAGAACTTTGCTCTGAGGAACCCCCCTGCAAGGAGTCAGACGCCCATGTCTGTGGCAGATGTTGTGCTGAGTTCTTTGAACTGTCAGATTTTGAGGAACACAAGAAAAATTGCACTAAGAATCAGTTAGTTCTGATAGTTAATGAGAACCCCACCTCCCCTGCTGGAACTTTTTCGCCTGGGTCTTCTCCCCAAAATGCTGACGATCAGATGAACGACGCAGCTACTAACGCTGATCAAACAGAGTGCGGCGACCTTTTGGATCCTTGCACCCTTGAAAAAGACGAGTCCATGGATGTGGATGTCTCTGGGATGAGCAGTGGTCATGAGGAGGAAGGCAGTCAAACGGAGAGGAGGAGCCCCGTCAGTGTACCGGTTAGCCACTCTAGCAGGAGCACTGCTGGTCCGGCCGTAGGTACTTCAGCTATTTCAGCTCCACTACCCCAGCTCAGTAATCTGACTGAACTGGGAAACTTTTCCATGATCAACAGCAATGTCATCATTGAAAACTTACAGAGCACCAAAGTGGCTGTTGCTCAATTCTCCCAAGAAGCCCGATCTACTGGCGGCCCGAGGGTGCCGGTACCAGCCCTGATGGAGCAGCTGTtagctctgcagcagcagcagattcaCCAGCTGCAGCTTATTGAGCAAATTCgccatcaaatcctgcttttagCTTCCCAGTCCCCAGAATTACAGGTACCCCCAACGTCTGCTCCGGGCACAATAGGGCCTGCTGCCAGCCCACTCACCACACTCAGTTCACATCTCTCCCAGCAGCTGGCTGCAGCCGCAGGCCTAGCACAGAACCTGGCCAGTCAGTCAGCCAGTATTAGCAGCCTAAAGCAGCTGGCTGCAGCAGCGCAGCTACCTCAGTCTAACCCGAGCAGCAGTGAGACATCTCAAAGCATTACCACACTGGGACCATCGACAGTCAACCCCCAGCCTCCTGAGTCAAGGCCCACAGTTATGAGTAGCCTCCACTCTCAGCTAAGCAGCTCATCTGCTGTCAAGTCATCCACACCAGCATTTGGAATAGGTAGCTTGTTGAGCTCTGCAGTGAATCCCCTTCTACCTCAACCCCCACCTGGAAACTCCCTGTTCTCCAGCTCTCTGCCCAGCGTCGGTACCACTGTGGAGGATCTCAACTCTTTGGCAGCTCTCGCCCAGCAAAGGAAAGGCAAGCCACCTAATGTCACTTCATTTGAGCACAAAAGCAGCTCCGACGACGCTTTCTTCAAACATAAATGCAGGTTCTGCGGCAAGGTGTTTGGCAGCGACAGTGCCTTGCAGATCCACCTGCGCTCTCACACCGGTGAGAGACCCTACAAGTGTAACGTCTGTGGCAACCGCTTCTCTACTCGTGGCAACCTGAAAGTCCACTTCCAGCGTCACAAAGAGAAGTACCCACACATTCAGATGAACCCTTACCCCGTTCCCGAACACCTAGACAACATACCGACAAGCACTGGCATTCCGTACGGCATGTCTATGCCCCCAGAGAAACCCGTCACCAGTTGGCTAGACAGCAAACCAGTGCTGCCCACTCTGACATCTTCAGTCGGCATGCTGTTGCCACCGACCATGCCGAGCTTGCCGCATTTCATCAAAAAGGAAGACCATTCAATAGCCATAACCAGCCCTTCTGTTACTGCAAAGAATGACTCAGGTTCCGCTGAGCCTTCAGCTAAAAGTACTGATGGAGCATCTGAAGAGGGTGAAGGTGCAACCTTGCCTACCTCAAATGGGAAAACTGAAGATGGCAGCCACCCCTCAGGCCTAATGACAAATGTAAGCTCTGCTTCGGAGGGCACTGCAGAGTATACAACATCTAACAGTCCACCCATGATGACCAATCCTCTCATGCCCCTTCTAACTGATCAGTTTAAGGCGAAATTCCCATTTGGAGGCATCCTCGATCCTCTCCAGGGTTCAGAGACCTCcaagctgcagcagctggtgGAAAACATTGACAGGAAGGTGACAGACCCAAACGAATGTGTCATCTGCCACAGAGTGCTGAGCTGCCAGAGTGCTCTGAAAATGCACTATCGCACTCACACAGGGGAACGGCCTTTTAAGTGTAAAATCTGCGGCAGAGCATTTACCACCAAGGGGAACCTTAAGACCCACTACAGCGTCCACAGGGCCATGCCTCCTCTCAGAGTTCAACACTCCTGCCCTATTTGTCAGAAGAAGTTTACTAACGCCGTGGTTCTTCAGCAACACATCCGCATGCACATGGGTGGGCAGATTCCCAACACCCCTCTTCCAGAGAGTTATGCAGAGTCCATGGCTTCTGACACTGGCTCATTCGACGAGAGAAACTTTGACGACATGGACAACTTCTCTGACGACAATATGGAAGGGATGGAAGAGGGGCCAGATAGCAGCGTGCCAGACACACCAAGGTCTGCCGATGCCTCCCATGACAGTCTGTGTAACTCTCCGGCACCCCCTGACATGGTTAGCAACGAGGGGCTGGAGAAGAACGGCaaagaaagtcttcaaaataatgaaatggAAGAGTACCCAGTCAACCAGATGAAGGCTCTTGCGAATGGCTTAGTGGAGGGGGATTGTCTCACCAATGACTCCTCATCCCTGGGAGGTGATGTTGAAAGTCAGAGTGCGGGGAGTCCAGCTGTGTCAGAATCTACCTCCTCCATGCAGGCGCCATCCCCCACGAGCATGCAGCAGCAACTGCGCAAATCCCCCAGCCTCGATGAAAGGCAGCATAGGGTCTTATCCTTAGACCACACCAGTGCGAGCCTGTTGCAGTCTCACCCATGCAACATCGGAGCGCTAGACCTGACATCTGTCAATCCCTCAAAAGAACCTCTGGGCATGATTTTCCCCTTCCGAGAGCGTAACACCATCAAGAACACATCCTGTGACATCTGTGGGAAGACGTTTGCTTGTCAGAGTGCCTTGGACATTCACTATCGAAGCCATACCAAAGAGCGACCATTTATTTGCACTGCTTGTAACAGAGGTTTCTCCACCAAGGGCAACCTCAAGCAGCACATGCTAACTCATCAAATGAGAGACCTGCCCTCACAGCTCTTTGAGCCGTCGAATACCAGCCTGTCATCCAGCCCAACTCCTTCCCTCATGTCTGTCGGCTCCCTAAGCAAGCCGGAGGTCAACGGCTTCCTTCACAGCCTCCACCCAGAGAACAAGGACATTCCCCCGAGCTTGGTCACATCATCTGCTTCCACCTCCCCGGTactctctgcagctcctccgcGCAGGACACCCAAGCAGCACTTCTGCAACACCTGCGGAAAgtgcttctcctcctccagtgCTCTACAGATCCACGAGAGGACCCACACGGGAGAGAAACCTTTCGCCTGCACCATCTGTGGTCGGGCCTTTACCACCAAAGGAAACCTCAAG GTTCACATGGGCACGCACATGTGGAACAGCGCTCCCGCCAGACGCGGCCGCAGGCTTTCTGTGGACGGCCCGATGGCCTTCCTGGGCACAAACCCAGTCAAGTTTCCAGAAATCTTCCAGAAAGACATGGCCCCAAGGGCGAGCAACGGAGACCCGGCGAGTTTTTGGAACCAGTACGCAGCGGCGTTCTCTAACGGCCTGGCCATGAAGACAAACGAAATCTCCGTCATCCAGAATGGGGGCATCCCGCCCATGTCAGGAGGGGTGGGGAATGGAGGAAGCTCTCCCTTAGGTGGGCTCACCGGCAGCCTGGACAAGCTGCACAGCACTGAGCCCAACGCTGCGCTGGCCGGTTTAGAGAAAATGGCCAACACGGAGAACGGAGGCCACTTCCGGTTCACACGCTTCATAGAGGACAACAAAGAAATTGTTACTAATTAA
- the sall1a gene encoding sal-like protein 1a isoform X2, with the protein MNDAATNADQTECGDLLDPCTLEKDESMDVDVSGMSSGHEEEGSQTERRSPVSVPVSHSSRSTAGPAVGTSAISAPLPQLSNLTELGNFSMINSNVIIENLQSTKVAVAQFSQEARSTGGPRVPVPALMEQLLALQQQQIHQLQLIEQIRHQILLLASQSPELQVPPTSAPGTIGPAASPLTTLSSHLSQQLAAAAGLAQNLASQSASISSLKQLAAAAQLPQSNPSSSETSQSITTLGPSTVNPQPPESRPTVMSSLHSQLSSSSAVKSSTPAFGIGSLLSSAVNPLLPQPPPGNSLFSSSLPSVGTTVEDLNSLAALAQQRKGKPPNVTSFEHKSSSDDAFFKHKCRFCGKVFGSDSALQIHLRSHTGERPYKCNVCGNRFSTRGNLKVHFQRHKEKYPHIQMNPYPVPEHLDNIPTSTGIPYGMSMPPEKPVTSWLDSKPVLPTLTSSVGMLLPPTMPSLPHFIKKEDHSIAITSPSVTAKNDSGSAEPSAKSTDGASEEGEGATLPTSNGKTEDGSHPSGLMTNVSSASEGTAEYTTSNSPPMMTNPLMPLLTDQFKAKFPFGGILDPLQGSETSKLQQLVENIDRKVTDPNECVICHRVLSCQSALKMHYRTHTGERPFKCKICGRAFTTKGNLKTHYSVHRAMPPLRVQHSCPICQKKFTNAVVLQQHIRMHMGGQIPNTPLPESYAESMASDTGSFDERNFDDMDNFSDDNMEGMEEGPDSSVPDTPRSADASHDSLCNSPAPPDMVSNEGLEKNGKESLQNNEMEEYPVNQMKALANGLVEGDCLTNDSSSLGGDVESQSAGSPAVSESTSSMQAPSPTSMQQQLRKSPSLDERQHRVLSLDHTSASLLQSHPCNIGALDLTSVNPSKEPLGMIFPFRERNTIKNTSCDICGKTFACQSALDIHYRSHTKERPFICTACNRGFSTKGNLKQHMLTHQMRDLPSQLFEPSNTSLSSSPTPSLMSVGSLSKPEVNGFLHSLHPENKDIPPSLVTSSASTSPVLSAAPPRRTPKQHFCNTCGKCFSSSSALQIHERTHTGEKPFACTICGRAFTTKGNLKVHMGTHMWNSAPARRGRRLSVDGPMAFLGTNPVKFPEIFQKDMAPRASNGDPASFWNQYAAAFSNGLAMKTNEISVIQNGGIPPMSGGVGNGGSSPLGGLTGSLDKLHSTEPNAALAGLEKMANTENGGHFRFTRFIEDNKEIVTN; encoded by the exons ATGAACGACGCAGCTACTAACGCTGATCAAACAGAGTGCGGCGACCTTTTGGATCCTTGCACCCTTGAAAAAGACGAGTCCATGGATGTGGATGTCTCTGGGATGAGCAGTGGTCATGAGGAGGAAGGCAGTCAAACGGAGAGGAGGAGCCCCGTCAGTGTACCGGTTAGCCACTCTAGCAGGAGCACTGCTGGTCCGGCCGTAGGTACTTCAGCTATTTCAGCTCCACTACCCCAGCTCAGTAATCTGACTGAACTGGGAAACTTTTCCATGATCAACAGCAATGTCATCATTGAAAACTTACAGAGCACCAAAGTGGCTGTTGCTCAATTCTCCCAAGAAGCCCGATCTACTGGCGGCCCGAGGGTGCCGGTACCAGCCCTGATGGAGCAGCTGTtagctctgcagcagcagcagattcaCCAGCTGCAGCTTATTGAGCAAATTCgccatcaaatcctgcttttagCTTCCCAGTCCCCAGAATTACAGGTACCCCCAACGTCTGCTCCGGGCACAATAGGGCCTGCTGCCAGCCCACTCACCACACTCAGTTCACATCTCTCCCAGCAGCTGGCTGCAGCCGCAGGCCTAGCACAGAACCTGGCCAGTCAGTCAGCCAGTATTAGCAGCCTAAAGCAGCTGGCTGCAGCAGCGCAGCTACCTCAGTCTAACCCGAGCAGCAGTGAGACATCTCAAAGCATTACCACACTGGGACCATCGACAGTCAACCCCCAGCCTCCTGAGTCAAGGCCCACAGTTATGAGTAGCCTCCACTCTCAGCTAAGCAGCTCATCTGCTGTCAAGTCATCCACACCAGCATTTGGAATAGGTAGCTTGTTGAGCTCTGCAGTGAATCCCCTTCTACCTCAACCCCCACCTGGAAACTCCCTGTTCTCCAGCTCTCTGCCCAGCGTCGGTACCACTGTGGAGGATCTCAACTCTTTGGCAGCTCTCGCCCAGCAAAGGAAAGGCAAGCCACCTAATGTCACTTCATTTGAGCACAAAAGCAGCTCCGACGACGCTTTCTTCAAACATAAATGCAGGTTCTGCGGCAAGGTGTTTGGCAGCGACAGTGCCTTGCAGATCCACCTGCGCTCTCACACCGGTGAGAGACCCTACAAGTGTAACGTCTGTGGCAACCGCTTCTCTACTCGTGGCAACCTGAAAGTCCACTTCCAGCGTCACAAAGAGAAGTACCCACACATTCAGATGAACCCTTACCCCGTTCCCGAACACCTAGACAACATACCGACAAGCACTGGCATTCCGTACGGCATGTCTATGCCCCCAGAGAAACCCGTCACCAGTTGGCTAGACAGCAAACCAGTGCTGCCCACTCTGACATCTTCAGTCGGCATGCTGTTGCCACCGACCATGCCGAGCTTGCCGCATTTCATCAAAAAGGAAGACCATTCAATAGCCATAACCAGCCCTTCTGTTACTGCAAAGAATGACTCAGGTTCCGCTGAGCCTTCAGCTAAAAGTACTGATGGAGCATCTGAAGAGGGTGAAGGTGCAACCTTGCCTACCTCAAATGGGAAAACTGAAGATGGCAGCCACCCCTCAGGCCTAATGACAAATGTAAGCTCTGCTTCGGAGGGCACTGCAGAGTATACAACATCTAACAGTCCACCCATGATGACCAATCCTCTCATGCCCCTTCTAACTGATCAGTTTAAGGCGAAATTCCCATTTGGAGGCATCCTCGATCCTCTCCAGGGTTCAGAGACCTCcaagctgcagcagctggtgGAAAACATTGACAGGAAGGTGACAGACCCAAACGAATGTGTCATCTGCCACAGAGTGCTGAGCTGCCAGAGTGCTCTGAAAATGCACTATCGCACTCACACAGGGGAACGGCCTTTTAAGTGTAAAATCTGCGGCAGAGCATTTACCACCAAGGGGAACCTTAAGACCCACTACAGCGTCCACAGGGCCATGCCTCCTCTCAGAGTTCAACACTCCTGCCCTATTTGTCAGAAGAAGTTTACTAACGCCGTGGTTCTTCAGCAACACATCCGCATGCACATGGGTGGGCAGATTCCCAACACCCCTCTTCCAGAGAGTTATGCAGAGTCCATGGCTTCTGACACTGGCTCATTCGACGAGAGAAACTTTGACGACATGGACAACTTCTCTGACGACAATATGGAAGGGATGGAAGAGGGGCCAGATAGCAGCGTGCCAGACACACCAAGGTCTGCCGATGCCTCCCATGACAGTCTGTGTAACTCTCCGGCACCCCCTGACATGGTTAGCAACGAGGGGCTGGAGAAGAACGGCaaagaaagtcttcaaaataatgaaatggAAGAGTACCCAGTCAACCAGATGAAGGCTCTTGCGAATGGCTTAGTGGAGGGGGATTGTCTCACCAATGACTCCTCATCCCTGGGAGGTGATGTTGAAAGTCAGAGTGCGGGGAGTCCAGCTGTGTCAGAATCTACCTCCTCCATGCAGGCGCCATCCCCCACGAGCATGCAGCAGCAACTGCGCAAATCCCCCAGCCTCGATGAAAGGCAGCATAGGGTCTTATCCTTAGACCACACCAGTGCGAGCCTGTTGCAGTCTCACCCATGCAACATCGGAGCGCTAGACCTGACATCTGTCAATCCCTCAAAAGAACCTCTGGGCATGATTTTCCCCTTCCGAGAGCGTAACACCATCAAGAACACATCCTGTGACATCTGTGGGAAGACGTTTGCTTGTCAGAGTGCCTTGGACATTCACTATCGAAGCCATACCAAAGAGCGACCATTTATTTGCACTGCTTGTAACAGAGGTTTCTCCACCAAGGGCAACCTCAAGCAGCACATGCTAACTCATCAAATGAGAGACCTGCCCTCACAGCTCTTTGAGCCGTCGAATACCAGCCTGTCATCCAGCCCAACTCCTTCCCTCATGTCTGTCGGCTCCCTAAGCAAGCCGGAGGTCAACGGCTTCCTTCACAGCCTCCACCCAGAGAACAAGGACATTCCCCCGAGCTTGGTCACATCATCTGCTTCCACCTCCCCGGTactctctgcagctcctccgcGCAGGACACCCAAGCAGCACTTCTGCAACACCTGCGGAAAgtgcttctcctcctccagtgCTCTACAGATCCACGAGAGGACCCACACGGGAGAGAAACCTTTCGCCTGCACCATCTGTGGTCGGGCCTTTACCACCAAAGGAAACCTCAAG GTTCACATGGGCACGCACATGTGGAACAGCGCTCCCGCCAGACGCGGCCGCAGGCTTTCTGTGGACGGCCCGATGGCCTTCCTGGGCACAAACCCAGTCAAGTTTCCAGAAATCTTCCAGAAAGACATGGCCCCAAGGGCGAGCAACGGAGACCCGGCGAGTTTTTGGAACCAGTACGCAGCGGCGTTCTCTAACGGCCTGGCCATGAAGACAAACGAAATCTCCGTCATCCAGAATGGGGGCATCCCGCCCATGTCAGGAGGGGTGGGGAATGGAGGAAGCTCTCCCTTAGGTGGGCTCACCGGCAGCCTGGACAAGCTGCACAGCACTGAGCCCAACGCTGCGCTGGCCGGTTTAGAGAAAATGGCCAACACGGAGAACGGAGGCCACTTCCGGTTCACACGCTTCATAGAGGACAACAAAGAAATTGTTACTAATTAA